A part of Liolophura sinensis isolate JHLJ2023 chromosome 1, CUHK_Ljap_v2, whole genome shotgun sequence genomic DNA contains:
- the LOC135463601 gene encoding brain-specific homeobox protein homolog, whose protein sequence is MPSKRLLYLNMSHFAEAGVRPTSFLIDDILVNKPKQFLREYQALSAFARPSLPPDYAYAYLPNPAFLNHHGIPTQAFLHHKQADTPFLIPATGFPLSPLFQHDSPGKHCRRRKARTVFSDQQLNGLEKRFESQRYLSTPERVELASQLSLSETQVKTWFQNRRMKHKKMQKKVQDDSDGKMSNPDDEQQQHSDEELTNDTGAEGSDHSGQSEDLARGSTISPSPVSRLKGLESDSDNEEIDVVEPEAAKTEQWKVPMR, encoded by the exons ATGCCCAGTAAGCGGCT ACTATACCTCAACATGAGTCATTTCGCCGAAGCTGGAGTTCGACCGACGTCGTTTCTCATCGACGACATTTTGGTGAACAAACCGAAACAATTTTTACGAGAGTATCAAGCCCTATCAGCCTTTGCCCGTCCCTCCCTGCCTCCGGACTACGCCTATGCCTACCTACCTAATCCTGCGTTCCTCAACCATCATGGCATACCGACTCAGGCCTTCCTTCATCACAAACAGGCCGACACACCCTTCCTCATTCCCGCCACAg GTTTTCCCCTGTCTCCGCTCTTCCAACACGACAGTCCCGGCAAACACTGTAGGCGACGAAAAGCCCGGACGGTTTTCAGTGACCAGCAGCTAAACGGCCTGGAGAAGAGGTTCGAATCTCAGCGCTATCTCTCAACACCCGAGCGAGTCGAGTTGGCCTCACAGCTCAGTCTGTCCGAAACACAG GTAAAGACATGGTTTCAGAATCGAAGAATGAAACATAAGAAAATGCAGAAGAAAGTGCAGGACGATTCTGATGGGAAAATGTCCAACCCCGATGACGAACAGCAGCAACATTCTGACGAGGAACTGACCAACGATACAGGGGCGGAGGGCTCAGACCACTCTGGTCAGTCGGAGGACCTGGCCCGGGGATCCACGATCAGCCCTTCCCCGGTCAGTCGGCTAAAGGGATTGGAATCGGATTCGGACAATGAGGAAATTGATGTGGTAGAACCAGAAGCCGCCAAAACAGAACAATGGAAAGTTCCGATGCGATGA